Proteins encoded in a region of the Quercus lobata isolate SW786 chromosome 8, ValleyOak3.0 Primary Assembly, whole genome shotgun sequence genome:
- the LOC115957621 gene encoding disease resistance protein At4g27190-like yields MRALSADGVQVIGIWGLGGVGKTTLVKNLNNKLVDDSTQPFGIVIWVTVSKNLVIKNIQTQIVERLKLEKVMEESEQRKAIRIYERLKKEEKFLLILDDVWTKIDLDALGVPRPEVHKGCKIILTSRRKEVCRTMTTNLEIKIEGLNDVEAWQLFCQKAGDVAHLEDIKPLAEAIVKECCRLPLAIIIVGAAMRKKTKVELWKHALKELKRSVPSIEGIEAEVYKPLKLSYDSLQGNNIKSCFLYCCLFPEDFPILISELVRDWRAEGLIGEGQNWGDMDEGISLIENLKDSCLLEDGPYGITVKMHDVVRDVAKWISSSSEDGCKSLVRSGIGLREIPVGEFSNSNSLNRVSFMGNNITRLPDRMIQCSKASVLLLQDNDALDTVPEKFLQGFEALKVLNLSGNSIRSLPHSLLQLRDLRVLRLRHCSNLEELPSLGTLTKLRELDLHGTCIANLPRWIENLSELRVLNLDETEKLKSIQPGIISKLSCLESLSMLNSGFRFRLKGEEDGQATFEELKSSFNRLHYLIISLNGIPWEKSEDLSWMNRMSHLELFFYQSPGRRGLIRIDETRFVIGNLDLSLLKEWIGWFWGNTSSLQLSECTGLDEMLEDFIKSDASFAGLKSLFIENCPTSLVRGGGCAARCDLLPNLEELHLFSMENLNSFSELAGHLGVRVHSLKSIEVQFCSEMKYVFSCGDFIQTLPNLEVIKVWNCKNLKELFKNESGQSISPNPMVPKLRILQLMNLPKLETLCRNEETWPCLEQVEVWGCKGLRRLPFTNQNAGTLEEIIGESEWWDALEWDGDQTKSSLLPFFNPYQ; encoded by the coding sequence ATGAGGGCATTGTCTGCTGATGGAGTCCAAGTGATTGGCATTTGGGGACTCGGAGGAGTTGGCAAGACTACTCTGGTGAAGAACTTGAACAATAAGCTCGTGGATGATTCTACGCAGCCTTTTGGCATCGTCATTTGGGTCACCGTTTCCAAGAATTTGGTCATTAAAAATATCCAGACACAGATAGTTGAGAGATTGAAATTGGAGAAAGTAATGGAAGAAAGCGAGCAAAGAAAAGCTATTCGGATTTATGAAAGGCTTAAGAAGGAGGAAAAATTTCTACTCATTCTAGATGATGTTTGGACGAAAATTGATTTAGACGCTTTGGGTGTCCCAAGGCCTGAAGTTCATAAAGGCTGTAAGATCATATTGACTTCTCGACGTAAGGAAGTCTGTAGGACTATGACAACCAACCTTGAAATCAAAATAGAAGGTTTAAATGATGTTGAAGCTTGGCAATTGTTCTGTCAAAAGGCAGGGGATGTGGCTCATCTAGAAGATATTAAACCATTAGCAGAAGCAATTGTAAAAGAATGTTGCAGATTACCACTAGCCATCATCATTGTGGGAGCTGCCAtgagaaaaaagacaaaagtcGAGTTGTGGAAGCATGCATTAAAGGAGTTGAAAAGATCGGTGCCTTCTATAGAAGGAATTGAGGCTGAGGTCTATAAGCCGTTGAAGTTGAGTTACGACTCATTACAAGGTAACAACATAAAATCTTGTTTCTTATATTGCTGTCTATTTCCCGAGGACTTCCCAATTTTAATAAGTGAATTAGTACGAGACTGGCGGGCAGAAGGTTTGATAGGTGAAGGACAGAATTGGGGGGATATGGACGAAGGCATTTCTTTGATTGAAAATCTGAAGGACTCTTGTTTGTTGGAAGATGGTCCCTATGGGATTACTGTGAAGATGCATGACGTTGTTCGGGATGTTGCTAAATGGATTTCATCATCGTCTGAGGATGGGTGTAAATCCCTTGTTCGTTCGGGGATTGGGTTGAGGGAGATTCCCGTTGGAgagttttcaaattcaaattctctcAATAGAGTTTCTTTCATGGGTAACAACATAACAAGGCTACCTGATCGCATGATACAATGTTCAAAGGCCTCGGTTCTGCTACTCCAAGACAATGATGCCCTTGACACGGTTCCTGAGAAATTCCTGCAAGGATTTGAAGCACTCAAGGTATTGAATCTCAGTGGAAACAGCATCCGGTCGTTGCCTCATTCTCTACTTCAACTTAGAGATCTCCGTGTTCTTCGTCTTCGCCATTGCAGTAATCTTGAAGAACTACCCTCACTGGGAACGCTTACTAAACTTCGAGAACTTGATCTTCATGGCACGTGTATCGCAAATTTGCCAAGATGGATTGAAAACCTGAGTGAGCTAAGGGTTTTAAACTTAGATGAGACtgaaaaactgaaaagcattCAACCTGGAATTATATCCAAGTTGTCTTGTTTAGAAAGTCTATCTATGCTGAATAGTGGCTTTCGTTTCCGTTTGAAGGGAGAGGAAGACGGACAGGCAACTTTTGAAGAGCTCAAATCATCCTTTAATCGATTACATTACTTAATCATCTCATTGAATGGGATCCCATGGGAAAAATCCGAAGATCTTTCCTGGATGAATAGAATGAGTCatcttgaactttttttttaccaatcgCCAGGAAGGAGGGGCCTGATTAGAATTGATGAAACAAGGTTTGTAATCGGGAATCTTGATCTTTCTCTCTTGAAAGAATGGATTGGGTGGTTCTGGGGTAATACAAGTTCTTTGCAATTAAGTGAATGTACAGGACTGGATGAAATGCTTGAAGACTTCATTAAAAGTGATGCCAGCTTTGCTGGTTTAAAGTCACTCTTTATTGAAAATTGTCCAACCAGTTTAGTGCGGGGAGGAGGATGTGCTGCCCGCTGTGACCTACTACCAAACCTGGAGGAACTTCATCTCTTTAGTATGGAAAACCTAAATAGCTTTTCAGAGCTAGCTGGTCATCTTGGGGTGAGAGTTCATAGCCTAAAATCAATAGAAGTGCAATTCTGTTCTGAGATGAAATATGTTTTCTCCTGTGGTGACTTCATTCAGACTCTGCCAAACCTAGAAGTAATCAAGGTATGGAATTGTAAGAACTTAAAGGAGCTCTTTAAAAATGAATCAGGGCAGAGCATATCTCCAAATCCTATGGTTCCAAAACTACGGATACTGCAATTGATGAACCTTCCGAAATTGGAGACTCTTTGCAGAAACGAGGAGACATGGCCGTGTCTGGAGCAGGTTGAAGTGTGGGGGTGCAAAGGTCTCAGAAGGCTGCCTTTTACTAACCAAAATGCAGGTACCCTTGAAGAAATAATAGGAGAATCAGAGTGGTGGGATGCTTTGGAGTGGGATGGCgaccaaacaaaatcaagttTGCTGCCTTTTTTCAATCCTTATCAGTAG
- the LOC115956424 gene encoding B3 domain-containing protein At4g01580-like, which produces MASQWRRDNDDGPADRSPHFFKIILLNAVQEGKLRILDKFVQKFGVDLSDMAFLTIPNGRKWKVKLTQHAGGVWFQNGWSEFASSHGVAVGHLLVFKYEGNSQFHVLIFDATATEIDYTLDDELQVHRIEDDESDDSSVEIIKHFYRGEGSGSAHPKKDGGVAKNLVIANAFTSENPLFTVIMRPSYVNGKDRASLPQDIINYLPRDGFTKDYTKASILPVKLQIVDRLWPVKLYIYERRGGSSCVVSAGWTAFVRENSLQVGDVCVFELIMRDGVLFNVHIFKCQD; this is translated from the exons ATGGCTTCTCAATGGCGGAGAGACAACGACGATGGTCCTGCTGATCGGTCCCCACACTTTTTCAAGATTATTCTGCTGAATGCTGTTCAAGAAGGAAAGCTT CGGATTCTAGATAAGTTCGTGCAGAAATTTGGAGTGGACCTGTCAGATATGGCCTTTCTCACTATTCCAAATGGTAGAAAATGGAAAGTCAAGTTGACACAACATGCTGGGGGGGTTTGGTTTCAAAATGGTTGGTCCGAATTTGCAAGCTCTCATGGTGTAGCCGTGGGCCACTTGCTGGTTTtcaaatatgaaggaaattcacAGTTTCATGTACTCATATTTGATGCCACTGCAACAGAAATAGACTATACTTTAGACGACGAACTCCAAGTTCATAGGATCGAAGATGATGAGAGTGATGACAGCTCTGTTGAAATCATCAAACACTTTTATAGGGGAGAGGGTTCAG GATCAGCCCATCCTAAGAAAGACGGTGGTGTAGCTAAAAATCTTGTTATAGCCAATGCTTTTACATCAGAAAATCCCCTTTTCACTGTTATCATGCGTCCATCCTACGTTAATGGCAAGGATCGTGCG AGTTTACCCCAAGACATTATCAACTACTTACCAAGAGACGGGTTTACCAAGGACTACACCAAAGCAAGTATACTCCCTGTCAAGCTCCAGATTGTGGACCGATTATGGCCTGTGAAGCTATACATTTATGAACGACGTGGGGGTTCATCATGTGTCGTATCAGCTGGTTGGACTGCATTTGTGAGGGAAAATAGTTTGCAAGTAGGAGATGTTTGCGTATTTGAGCTGATTATGAGGGACGGTGTTCTGTTCAACGTCCACATTTTCAAGTGCCAAGACTAA
- the LOC115957630 gene encoding uncharacterized protein LOC115957630: MSGSGNPQLYRPHDVFTAMGRCWVLEDEFSYPINPNLRNSAYVHNTMRQEWAWLFREQQMFYDELVGLKLPVPRRLASQMPRDSIDELRKALNRIREENNRMKIRLNRYRTQVEIRESVQEGWYEHAQFMQSLLADPIYQSDVEMSDEE, translated from the coding sequence ATGTCTGGTTCTGGCAACCCACAACTCTATAGGCCTCATGATGTGTTCACTGCTATGGGTCGTTGTTGGGTATTGGAAGATGAGTTCAGCTATCCAATCAATCCGAATTTGCGAAATAGTGCTTACGTTCACAATACCATGAGACAGGAGTGGGCTTGGTTATTTCGTGAAcaacaaatgttttatgatgagttggttgGTTTGAAGTTGCCAGTGCCTCGGCGACTCGCATCACAAATGCCCAGAGACAGCATCGACGAACTTCGTAAAGCATTGAACcgcataagagaagaaaataatcgaaTGAAGATACGTCTTAATCGATATCGGACCCAAGTCGAGATTCGAGAGTCAGTGCAGGAAGGGTGGTACGAGCATGCACAGTTCATGCAATCACTTCTTGCTgatcccatttatcagtcaGACGTGGAGATGTCAGATGAAGAGTAA